One stretch of Diorhabda carinulata isolate Delta chromosome 5, icDioCari1.1, whole genome shotgun sequence DNA includes these proteins:
- the LOC130894223 gene encoding uncharacterized protein LOC130894223: MASVDLVTNWLKPFLDVNIEDYEVIIDGNNSKDSGYLSGIIYVTLKNLKNSKTSKKIELVIKKGCDLEAVRSSLAIRDFFITENFMYETVFSTFNKFQMKKGIELFKSFPKYYGHVLLKNSEVIIFENLKSKGYKLYNRLKGMDIDHCKIVLKAYAELHSLSFALRDQDNETYESLTKNFVDVFKNWLLVPSIENYMHDQLNTFLETLEIHGDQTLYNLVKEEMKDILKKTLDVLNSEEKQVAFLHGDNWNNNYLFQYEENNNSPKAVAILDWQLAAIRSPLFDVGKFLFSVCSKEELDQLKELLNYYYSIMSQSLIKLGSDPEKIFSYADFKRHWKSYTWFGFVGGIMMMKLTMLDEEEAPSVEQLDEGKDYNEIFSLKLSGKQLYYQRAKDISSAYFKFKKTENFLD; encoded by the exons ATGGCATCTGTAGATCTAGTAACTAATTGGTTGAAGCCGTTCCTGGATGTAAATATAGAAGATTACGAAGTTATAATAGACGGTAATAATTCAAAAGACAGCGGATACTTGAGCGGAATCATCTACGTAAcattgaaaaatctaaaaaactctaaaactagtaaaaaaatagaactagtaataaaaaaaggatGCGATTTGGAAGCTGTCAGGAGTTCCCTGGCTATCAGAGATTTTTTCATAACCGAAAACTTCATGTACGAAACTGTTTTTTCGAcgttcaataaatttcaaatgaaaaaaggAATTGAGTTGTTTAAATCGTTTCCGAAGTACTACGGTCATGTTTTGCTTAAAAACAGCGAagttattattttcgaaaatttgaaatcGAAAGGTTACAAGCTTTACAATCGATTGAAAGGTATGGATATCGATCATTGTAAAATTGTATTGAAAGCTTACGCCGAACTCCATTCTCTGTCGTTCGCTTTAAGAGATCAGGATAATGAAACTTACGAAAGCTTGACGAAAAATTTCGTGgacgtttttaaaaattggttATTGGTTCCTTCTATTGAGAATTATATGCATGATCAGTTGAatacttttttggaaactttGGAAATACACGGGGATCAAACTTTGTATAATTTAGTGAAGGAAGAGatgaaagatattttgaaaaaaacattggATGTACTCAATAGTGAAGAAAAACAAGTAGCTTTCCTACACGGGGATAActggaataataattatttgtttcagtaTGAG gaaaataacaACTCCCCAAAAGCAGTAGCAATCCTAGACTGGCAACTAGCAGCTATAAGATCACCTCTATTCGACGTaggtaaatttttattcagCGTTTGTTCCAAAGAAGAACTAGATCAGTTGAAAGAgctattgaattattattacagTATAATGTCACAATCATTGATAAAACTTGGCAGCGATCCAGAGAAAATTTTCAGTTACGCCGATTTTAAGCGACACTGGAAAAGTTACACTTGGTTCGGTTTTGTTGGGGGTATAATGATGATGAAATTGACTATGCTCGATGAAGAGGAAGCGCCTTCCGTCGAACAATTAGACGAAGGTAAAGATTATAACGAAATATTCAGTTTAAAACTCAGCGGGAAACAGTTGTACTATCAACGCGCTAAGGATATTTCGTCggcttatttcaaatttaaaaaaacggaaaatttCCTCGATTAA